The window gtcatactgtttttcatagtggctgcacaagtttgcattcccattagcagtgcaggagggttcccttttctctacacacTCACCAGAACTTAGTATGTGCTGATTTGGTCATGAGCGCCATTctgctggtggtctagtttcatttttttgcatgtatctgtccaattttcccaacaccatttatttttttaaggttttttttttatttattcattttagagaaggggggaggaggggaggagcaggaagcatcaactcccatatgtgccttgactgggcaagcccagggtttcgaaccggcgacctcagcattccaggttgacactttatccactgcgctaccacaggtcaggcccaacatcatttattaaagggactttctttactccactgtatgctcttacctcctttgtcaaatatcaattgaccataaaggtgtaggtttatttctgggttctctgttctattcttttaatctgtatgcctgttcttatgccagtaccaagctgttttgattataatggcattgtagtataacttgatatcagaaagtgtaatacctaccactttattcttcattttcaagattattgaagctattagtgttcttttttggttccgtataaatttttgaaatatgtgttctatatctttgaggtatgccattggtattttaataggaattgcattgaatttatagattgctttagaaagtatagacattttaatgatgtttattcttcctattcatgaacacggtatatgcttttatttgtttgtatcttccttgatttattttttcaatgccttataattttccaagtacaagtctttaacctccttggttaaatttactcctaggtactttatgtttttgttgttgcaagaTGAAGTGGATTGcttccttaaattctctttcaaacagtttattgttggtgtataaaaataccactgatttctgaatattaattttatatcctgctaccttgccaaattcatgtATCAGGTctactagttttttgactgagactttaaggttttctatgtacagtatcatgtcatcagcaaataatgatagttttacttcttttctaatttggatgccttttatttcttcttgtctgattgctgtggagcaaataatgatagttttacttcttttccaatttagatgccttttatttcttcttgtctgattgctgtggctaggacttccagaactatgttgaataagagtggtaaaaggggacacccctaccttgttcctgatcttaaggggagtgcttttaatttcttcccatTGAATGTGATATTGGCTGTGGCTTTGTCATAGaaggtctttatcatgttgaggtatgttccctatctacccactttgctgagagtttttatcataaatgaatgtAAAATTCAGATTCTAATTCAGGAAGTCTGGGATGGGGCTTGAGACTCTGTATTACTAACAAGCTCCCAGATGGTGCCAATGCTGCCAACCCACTTGGCCCACACTTTGAATACAAAGATTTTAGGAGACCATAAGATAACATggcaaaaagagataaaaaggggCATGGATAGGAAGTCCAAGGTTTTCTGGCAAGCCTGAAAACAGACCTACTCGACAGAAACTTAGAGACTGTGGGAGTTGGAAAGATTCTCAGATCAAAAGCTACTGTGATGTCACACGGGCAGGAATCCACTCCCTCTTTGCCATCCCTTTGCTCTCAGCGTTCATTCTGTCTCATCACCTGAAGGACACTTCTTTTCTCATTACCTACCAGTGCCAGGAACCCTTGTTACCAACCTGGCTTACAGAGATAGCCTCAGGAGGTTTTTACCTCTTTTAGGGGAAACTCCAATAGGCTCTGGAACATCTGAGGAAGGAGCAAGAAGAGGCCTGGAAGCTGAAAGTTGATGAGAGGAAATGAACTGACAGCTGGAAGGTAGGTTGCCCCCCGGGGAAGGAGTTCGAGTGGTCTGGAGTTGTCCTGGAGCTGGCCCATCTAGCTTCCTCGCCTCTGTGAAACAGAATGCGGGGATGAAGTCATAGAGCCAGGAATCCCATACCACTCTCTACCAGAGATGCAGCCTTAACTGTGTACGCCTCATTCCACTTTTCTGACTTTGATGTAGGGATAACATCTGGCCTAATGTTCTCAGACGTCTCATGCACACCTCACATATGCATTCGCTCACAGTGGTATGACTTGTATAATGCTTAGTAAAACAGAATTTCTGTTTCACTTTCTCCAGTTAgagcatattaaaaagaaaaatcaactctGAAATAAATTTGAAGGCCATACTACCAAACTATCAGAACTTTTGATCAATAAAAGGTAACATTGAACCAGTCAAAAACAGCATATTGAACTGATTTAATACAAGTAAGACATAAAAGCATATAACAGTGTAGTTGTTATACTGCCTTAGAGGCTTAAGTGTAATGTTCTGGTCAttattctgaaaatgaaaaatagtcCGGAGCATATAGTACCAAACCCTGGGCCCTCCTGGAGTTGATAAGAATAAGTAACAGGGACCCAGAAGCACATCCAGAAGCATGTGGAGGATGAAAGATAGGAATTATAGTATCCTTTTTCTTGGCCTGTACTGTGCCTGCTGGCATACAGTTGGTACCAAAACATTccaatattagagagagagagagagagagagagtcctcaGTCCTAGGTGGCCCTTACATAAACAATATTAGTGCTTATTTCTGATCTTGGCTGTGCAGATACAGATGGAAACTCGAAAACAGAGTATCATTAGGGAGTTTGAGAAGTATTGGCGATTACTAACAAAAAAAAGCCACCAGGTCAGCAGTTGGAGGTAGAGTCAGCCCCAGCTCTTGCCATCCTAgagcaggaggaaagggagaCCAGACAGAAGCTGGAGTCAAATCACAACTTTCTCATCCAGCAGAGCCGAGTCCTGTGGAGGCTGATTGCAGAGCTGGAAGAGAGGTCTCAGAGGCTGCTGAATGCTGCAGGTGAGTGCATCCTGTACCCATTCCTCCACCCCGATCCCCACTAATGCCTGCTCTGCTCCCACCCCTAGTTGATTGGACAACCTGGCCCACTGTAGGTGTGTAGGTGGGGCAGTGCTCAGCTCTGGCATCACACCAGTCCTTCCCCTTTGGCCAGAGAGTTGGGATGGAGCCTGGTGTCAGCCTGTCCAATTCGGCCTGCCATGCTGCCCTCCTGTGGgcttcacccctccacccctgcacaccttctctccaACCTTGCTCTCTACCTCCCTTTCCCTTAGGGAAACTCCCTTCCGCAGCTCAATGTCTGTCTGGTCCCTCCAAGGAATAGTACATACTCATGAGCTGcatgttttttctccttctaggATATTCAGGAAGTCTTAACCAGCTATGTTCCCAGCCTTGGAACCCCTAAGGAGACCTGGGAGGGATAGTGGGGCCTGGCCAGAGGGGGAAGGAACAGAGACCCTGCACTGTAGGAAAGCAGGGGCTGCTCCATAATCTTCTCCCTCTTTCATTGGCCAAAGAAGCTttgttcatctttctttttcttctttgtattggGTCAGATTCATTCTTATTTCCAATAAGAATTTcagaaaagttataaaatatgggTTTTCAAGTAGATCTCCCAAGGAGGAAAGAACACTATGGATGTGTCCATTAGTGCTCTAAACTCTGACCGTAGCTTTTCTCCTCTGTGCACACCTGTTCCTCTCCCCATGTCAGGTGCACATCTAACCCTTCTCACAGCACTGGAATATGGAAGTTCTCTCTGTGCCACAGACCATTCAATTCAGTCAAATAAACGTCACATCTCTGCTTTGCCTGGTGATGCTGGAAAGGGGCAACTCCCTGCCAAGCCCCTATTTCCCTGCATTAAGGGAAGGTCCATGAGGCAGAGCTAAGACTTCTTGCCTAAGGCTTATCCCTCCTCTACTAGAAGCAAGTCTTGGAACCTGCAGCAGCCAGAACCAGTCATCCTGGAGCGGAGGACAGATTGCCGAGTGCCAGGCCAAAGAGCAGTCCTGAAGACATTTGCAGGTACTGAGTGCTGAGGGAGGTTGTGATAGGCTGTGGGAGGGACCCTTCCAGGAGAAATAAAACAGTTCAGTGCCCTCTGGATGCCCCACTCCCATGTGTCACTGAGAAATCTGTGGCTATGTTTATCAGAGAGACCTTGCCTATGCCTTCTCGCTCTGTACCAGTGTTGCCAACCAGGATCCTTTTCTCTAGCTGATGTGGACCTGGATCCAGACACTGCTTGTTCCCACCTCATCATGTCTGAGGACAGAAAATGTGTATGCTATGGAGACACCAAACAGAAACTACCCGACAATCCTGAGAGATTCTACAGCTGCAATATCGTCCTGGGCAGCCAGTGCATCAGTTTGGGCTGGCACTACTGGGAAGTGGAGGTGGAGACAGGTCTGAATGGGGCCTGGGGGTGTGTAAGGAAAATGTCAACCAGAAGGAGGTGGTCTATTTATCTCACTATGGATTCTGGGTGATAAGGCTGAGGAAGGGCAGTGAGTACCCAGCAGGCACAGATGAATACCCCCTCTTGCTCCTTGCAAGTCTCTCCCAAACAAATGGGCATCTTCCTGGATTATGAGGCCCATGATATCTCTTTCTACAATACGATTGACAGCTGCTCCCTCACTTTTTCTTTCCCCCACTATCCCTTCCCTGGGCACCTCCTGCCCTATTTTAGTCCTTGCTACAGCATTGGTGCCAACAACACCACTCCTCCGGTGATCTGCTTCCTGGACAGGGAAGACTAAGAGAGCCACCATCCCAGCCAGAGGCCTCGGAATTTCACCTGGACCCCCAGGGTCTTACAGAGCCCTGTCCCTGACAAAGGTCCCCTTAAACTGAGTTGAGCCTAGACTCTGTGGATCCCTCTGCCTGGCCCCGTGGTCTGCTGCTCCTGAGCCAAAGTCTCTCACTAATCCACTCATGTGAAAGAGCTGAGGTTTAGTCAGACAAGCATTGTCCCCTCGGAGAGGATCAGAGTGGCTCTAACAATGAAGACTTCCCTTTTCTGTAGCTCAGACTCCTTTTTTGCAGTCCCTATTGGTACCATAATTAAGTGAATGAGGACAATAAAGTAGATCCAACCTTCTGGAAGCCTGTTGGATAGGGTTTAAAACCACAGGCCAGAACACTATGCCTATCCAGAGCCGCCTGCAAGGCTGAGGCTAGTGAGAGGAGGCCTCACCTGAAGTTTGCTGCAAATGAGCAAGTGTTGGACCCCGCTTCCTGACCTCCAAAGTGGAGAAATGCATTGCAGATTGGccagaccagtggtcggcaaaccatggctcatgagccacatgtggctctttgacctcttgagtgtggcttttccacaaaataccatgtgcaggtgcaaaggccagcttaggagtaccctaattaagttaataacaatgtacctacctatactgtttaagtttaaaaaatttggctctcaaaagcaatttcaatcattgtactgttgatatttgactctgttgactaatgaatttgccgaccactgggccaGACCATTCCAGTGGTCATCCCCTCTGAGCGCAAGCTGGCCACAACACTGTGTCCAAGGAGACTTGTCTCCTGGTCCTTCCCTTCCCTGAGTGGCAGGATTGGAAAGCCTGtgagctttgtttttattttcactttatggatgagaaaactgaaatggCCTTAGTAGAGCAAATTACTTCTTGCAAAGTTGTTGAAAAAAGATTATAAAGTATTTCTCGCATTCAAATGAAATAAGAATAGCAGACTTGCTTCTCAGGTCACGTGTCTGCTTGTCATTCATTACATTTGAGTCTGAAACTTCCCACTTATTTGAAAAGTTTTCCATCTTCCATGGAAAAATGGGTAGAGTGGCTGCATATTctcctacctcacagggttgttgtgggaATTTTAGATCCATCTCATACTTTTGTTCCTTTCTCAGGGACAGAGCAAGGCAAGCCATGGGAATTGCCTGTGAAGCCTTCCTATCTCACCTTCTCAGCCAGCATCTTCACAGCAGGGCCTTTGTGTCTCAGGGTCTCTCCTGACGGTCTAGATCCTTTTAGACAGAAAGTGGCCATGCCAGGGGCAAACTCTGGTCCACAGCAGTATATTGTGCATGTATTGTACACATCTCTCCTCTTTGGATTAGAAACAGGACTGTGACTGCAGGATAGagaatggagataataatttgaaaaggaaaaatgtgcCCAGGAAGGAAGGCTCACTTACCTACAAGTTAGTTATTCTAAAGTTTAGATCTTTTTGTGTTACAAAGGGAATCTGCATTGTTCCGATAACTATATGACAGTCCCCCTGCCTTTGTCTTCTCTAAATATGTGACAGAGGAGAAATAGGGGAAGGAAGTGGAGGGGGGGAATAAGACTAGGCACGAAAAGCCAGTTTGGGAGCCTTATATTATCACGAAGGGGAAATTAAGACTGTATATCTGTACTATTGACGTAAGAGTGATTGCTGTGTGTGGCAAAGATAGTTCACTGCAGGCCTTAAGAGTATGATGTGGGAATGATTGTGTCTAGAAACAAACTTCACAACTAGCATATGAGAATTAACAGCTTTACCTACTGTGAGGGGCTGCAGTATGTACATAACATACTTGTCACCATGACTGTATGACACAACCTTTGATGTAGTTGAGCCGTGAGGGTCTTTTCTGTTAGGGTAGGATTGAGCAGCAAAAATAGTCTTTCTACTTTAATTGTATTGGCTGTTAACATATGAAGAAggtaaaacaaaccaaaatggaaaaataaactcaTTCTGCCCACCATGCTTCCAAGTCACTTCTTAAGCATTACCAGTAGAAGGGGAATGGACTAGTCGGTCACAGACCTGGTCCAGGCAAAGGGCTGAGCTGATCTACAGTAGAGGGaccatgtgtctttgtgtaggggGCACCCACAAAGTGggccagaggggaagaggcaggTAGGCAAGTAGCTATGTGGAGGGTACAGTGCCTGGAAAATTGTTTATAGACTAGAGAAAAAGATCTTTAAGAAATGCTTTCCATTGTATGTTCATAGACACTTAGCAAAAGAGGCTAGGGACCAATCATCATTGTTCTTTTACTATGGTTTTATTAGAACAATCTCTATAAGGTTCAGAGAAACCTAGAATGAGTTAAGAAGTGGAATGTCTTTAATTGTAATATTATATTCTGAGTCTACCTTTTTTCAAGCAGGATTGGTTGTAAtatcttaaaaacaaatattgagAGTCTATTGTGGGCACTGGTTAAATGCGCACACATTGCTTCACATAATAAGGCAGGGCTGTATTTGAATGGAGTGGGGAAAGCACAGGATTTTCTGTTTGGGGGTGGCCATGGAAGGGAACCAGCCCACTCTGGAAAGTATgtagttcaataaatatttgagtaccAACAGTGGGTGCCAGATAGTTTCAGGGAATTCTAACATGAATGAACACAAAGCTAGCAGGGCAGGTTTTTAATGGAAATATGGTGAAGAGATTTTGGTTTGGGTGCAAGACTATGCCTTTGTTGCATTCTATCAGATAGTCAATTCT is drawn from Saccopteryx leptura isolate mSacLep1 chromosome 1, mSacLep1_pri_phased_curated, whole genome shotgun sequence and contains these coding sequences:
- the LOC136388041 gene encoding LOW QUALITY PROTEIN: E3 ubiquitin-protein ligase TRIM68-like (The sequence of the model RefSeq protein was modified relative to this genomic sequence to represent the inferred CDS: inserted 1 base in 1 codon; deleted 3 bases in 2 codons; substituted 1 base at 1 genomic stop codon); amino-acid sequence: MRSPCITLHSKRNFADVIRFNDLEIVDDLDPGLSALEHLRKEQEEAWKLKVDERKXTDSWKIQMETRKQSIIREFEKYWRLLKKKPPGQQLEVESAPALAILEQEERETRQKLESNHNFLIQQSRVLWRLIAELEERSQRLLNAAYPSSTRSKSWNLQQPEPVILERRTDCRVPGQRAVLKTFAADVDLDPDTACSHLIMSEDRKCVCYGDTKQKLPDNPERFYSCNIVLGSQCISLGWHYWEVEXGDRSEWGLGVCKENVNQKEVVYLSHYGFWVIRLRKGSEYPAGTDEYPLLSLQVSPKQMGIFLDYEAHDISFYNTIDSCSLTFSFPHYPFPGHLLPYFSPCYSIGANNTTPPVICFLDRED